A section of the Acidimicrobiales bacterium genome encodes:
- a CDS encoding wax ester/triacylglycerol synthase family O-acyltransferase — protein MRRLSGLDAMFLYAETPSMHMHVTGVILLDPSTMPGGYSIDTVRHMLTSRMHLLPPFRERVMTVPFQLAHPLLIEDPAFDIDNHLFRIGVPAPGRLEELAELVGNIASRPLDRSKPLWEMWVAEGLEHGYVALIAKMHHCVIDGVSGADLMVHLFDLEPDARVEAPAQEWEPEHKPSDVELVTHSVASRVRHWPQVFPTIARTGRSALELLRVVRRSEGPGATLPFTAPRTSFSGAVTPHRAVAFGKASLDDFKLVKKAYGTTVNDVVLAACAGTMRKWLIAHDDLPDKSLVASVPVSIRSEEKQDQPGNQLSAMFVGLPVHIEDPIERLLHIRGDTKSAKDVHGAIGADALQNWAEFAAPAVFARAARFYSASKLADRHPVVHNLVISNVPGPPVPLYSAGARVLAVYPFGPILEGAGLNLTVLSNMGSIDFGAIACREMVPDLWDIATGFTESVEELRKLAEERPGA, from the coding sequence ATGCGGCGGCTGTCTGGTCTGGACGCCATGTTCCTGTACGCCGAGACACCGTCGATGCATATGCACGTGACGGGTGTGATCCTCCTCGACCCGTCGACGATGCCTGGGGGCTACTCGATCGACACGGTGAGGCACATGCTGACCAGCCGGATGCATCTCCTGCCGCCGTTTCGCGAGCGGGTCATGACCGTTCCCTTCCAGCTGGCCCATCCCCTTCTCATCGAGGACCCGGCATTCGACATCGACAACCATCTCTTCCGGATCGGCGTCCCGGCTCCGGGAAGGCTCGAGGAGCTGGCCGAGCTGGTAGGCAACATCGCCAGCCGCCCCCTCGACCGGAGCAAGCCCCTGTGGGAGATGTGGGTGGCCGAGGGCCTCGAGCACGGCTACGTGGCCCTCATCGCCAAGATGCACCACTGCGTGATCGACGGAGTGTCGGGCGCGGACCTCATGGTGCACCTGTTCGACCTCGAGCCCGACGCCCGCGTCGAAGCGCCGGCGCAGGAGTGGGAGCCAGAGCACAAGCCGTCGGATGTCGAGCTCGTCACGCACTCGGTCGCCTCCCGCGTCCGTCATTGGCCGCAGGTGTTCCCGACCATCGCCCGGACCGGCCGGTCGGCCCTCGAACTGCTCCGGGTGGTCCGGCGCAGCGAGGGGCCAGGGGCCACGCTTCCCTTCACCGCTCCCCGCACGAGCTTCAGCGGCGCGGTCACACCCCACCGGGCAGTCGCCTTCGGGAAGGCCTCCCTCGACGACTTCAAGCTGGTGAAGAAGGCCTACGGCACGACGGTCAACGACGTGGTGCTGGCCGCCTGCGCCGGCACCATGCGCAAGTGGCTGATCGCCCACGACGACCTGCCCGACAAGTCCCTGGTGGCGTCCGTGCCCGTCTCGATCCGTAGCGAGGAGAAGCAGGACCAACCCGGGAATCAGCTCTCGGCCATGTTCGTCGGACTGCCGGTGCACATCGAGGACCCGATCGAGCGGCTCTTGCACATCCGAGGCGACACCAAGTCAGCCAAGGACGTCCACGGTGCGATCGGCGCCGATGCCCTCCAGAACTGGGCCGAGTTCGCGGCACCGGCCGTCTTCGCCCGCGCCGCCCGCTTCTACTCGGCCAGCAAGCTGGCTGACCGCCACCCGGTCGTGCACAACCTGGTCATCTCCAACGTGCCCGGACCGCCGGTCCCCCTCTACAGCGCCGGCGCCCGCGTGCTGGCCGTCTACCCGTTCGGCCCGATCCTCGAAGGAGCCGGTCTCAACCTCACCGTGCTCTCCAACATGGGCTCGATCGACTTCGGCGCCATCGCCTGCCGCGAGATGGTCCCCGACCTGTGGGACATCGCCACCGGGTTCACCGAGTCGGTCGAGGAGCTGCGCAAGCTGGCGGAGGAACGCCCGGGCGCCTGA